In the Chroococcidiopsis sp. SAG 2025 genome, one interval contains:
- the rnc gene encoding ribonuclease III yields MTLFYPRRQKQLQSLVNKLGIPTSAQINWQLLDLALTHPTVSAQANYEQLEFVGDAVVRLAAAEVLWETYPECPVGEFAAIRSVLVSDRILAQLAAEYGLELYLLVSNSASTDKAGRESRLADAFEAVLGALYLSTHTQELVRPWLDPHFKQLAAEIRSDPARLNYKAALQEWTQAHFKVLPEYRVQESPQPHSATARFSAEVWLQGKCLGEGTGRSIKAAEQAAAQVAFISVTSDR; encoded by the coding sequence ATGACCTTATTCTATCCGCGTCGGCAAAAACAACTACAAAGCTTAGTCAATAAACTGGGAATCCCGACCTCAGCTCAAATTAATTGGCAATTGCTAGATTTAGCATTAACCCATCCGACTGTCTCAGCTCAAGCAAACTACGAACAATTAGAATTTGTCGGAGATGCAGTTGTGAGACTCGCAGCAGCTGAAGTCTTATGGGAAACTTACCCCGAATGTCCAGTAGGAGAATTTGCTGCAATTCGGTCAGTTTTGGTCAGCGATCGCATTTTGGCACAACTAGCAGCAGAATACGGTTTAGAACTCTATCTGCTTGTTTCTAACAGCGCCTCTACCGATAAAGCCGGACGGGAATCGCGCTTAGCAGACGCTTTTGAAGCCGTGCTTGGCGCTCTCTACCTCAGCACCCATACCCAAGAACTAGTGCGTCCTTGGCTCGATCCGCACTTCAAGCAACTAGCAGCAGAAATTCGCTCCGATCCAGCTAGGCTAAACTATAAAGCCGCACTACAAGAATGGACTCAAGCTCATTTTAAGGTTTTACCAGAATATCGCGTTCAAGAATCACCCCAACCCCATAGCGCCACAGCACGGTTTTCAGCCGAAGTCTGGCTTCAAGGTAAATGCTTAGGTGAAGGTACGGGACGTTCCATCAAAGCAGCCGAACAAGCTGCGGCTCAAGTTGCCTTTATTTCAGTGACCAGCGATCGGTGA
- a CDS encoding TetR/AcrR family transcriptional regulator, whose translation MSSRAKNFDPELMSKAEAIAQILKVFRQYGYEGTTLSRLSKATGLGKASLYHYFPNGKEEMAQAVLDFVDEWMKANIFVPLKDAGTPRDRLEKMSENVDRLYCGGEQTCILAVLTLGEAKDLFNIQIQQAFKSWIDTLAEVLVEAGIEPTLARQKAENAIIQIQGSLVLARSMDDTAPFQRVLKHLPEMLLD comes from the coding sequence ATGTCAAGTAGAGCCAAAAATTTCGATCCTGAATTGATGTCAAAAGCAGAAGCGATCGCCCAAATCTTAAAAGTCTTTCGGCAGTATGGTTATGAAGGAACAACCCTATCGCGACTGTCAAAAGCGACGGGTTTAGGGAAAGCCAGTCTTTACCACTACTTCCCCAATGGCAAAGAAGAAATGGCACAAGCCGTACTTGACTTTGTTGATGAATGGATGAAAGCAAATATTTTCGTTCCCTTAAAAGATGCTGGTACGCCGCGCGATCGCCTGGAGAAAATGAGCGAGAATGTAGATCGGTTGTATTGCGGTGGCGAACAAACTTGTATATTAGCCGTGTTGACTTTGGGAGAAGCAAAGGATTTATTTAACATTCAAATTCAGCAAGCGTTTAAGAGCTGGATTGATACTTTAGCTGAAGTTTTAGTAGAAGCAGGTATCGAGCCAACACTTGCCCGCCAAAAAGCAGAAAACGCTATCATTCAAATTCAAGGCTCTCTCGTCTTAGCTAGAAGCATGGACGACACTGCACCCTTTCAAAGAGTACTGAAGCATTTACCAGAAATGTTATTAGATTAA
- a CDS encoding glutathione S-transferase family protein produces the protein MMQLYDFVLSGNCHKVRLLLSMLKLDYESVPVNLKAGEHKTEQFLQLNPCGQVPVLVDGGVTIRDSQAILVYLARRYSSENWLPLEPEAIAKVMQWLSFAANEIANSLAAARRYFIFQGQLDIDLTQQKAHQVLHILDRHLTNNQWLECSHPTIADLACFPYVGLAADGKVALDNYPHVIAWCDRIKQLPGYVSMPGL, from the coding sequence ATGATGCAGCTATATGACTTTGTATTATCGGGAAACTGTCATAAAGTTAGGCTGTTGCTGTCGATGCTGAAATTAGATTATGAGTCAGTCCCCGTCAACTTAAAGGCAGGAGAACACAAAACCGAACAATTTCTGCAACTCAACCCCTGCGGACAAGTTCCAGTTCTAGTAGATGGTGGTGTAACAATTCGAGATTCACAAGCAATTTTAGTTTACCTAGCCCGACGCTACAGCAGCGAAAATTGGCTACCTCTAGAGCCTGAAGCGATCGCTAAAGTCATGCAGTGGTTGTCTTTTGCGGCAAATGAGATTGCCAATAGTCTAGCGGCGGCGAGGAGATATTTTATTTTTCAAGGACAACTCGATATAGATTTAACCCAGCAGAAAGCTCATCAGGTATTGCACATTCTCGATCGCCATTTAACGAATAACCAGTGGTTGGAATGCAGCCATCCCACAATAGCCGATCTTGCCTGCTTCCCCTATGTCGGACTAGCCGCAGATGGAAAAGTTGCTTTAGATAACTATCCTCATGTTATCGCCTGGTGCGATCGCATCAAGCAACTTCCAGGTTACGTCAGTATGCCAGGACTATAA